GGCCAGCGTCCGCTGGTATCCACAAGGAGCCTCTGTGAAGAACGATATCCACGACCTTGGCCTGGTGCTGGATTCACGGGTCAAGCTGATCCTGATCGAGTCCTGGGACGAGCGACGGGTTCTGGAAACCCTTACCAGCCTCGCGGTGAAACGGGGGCTGGGCCTGTTCACCTGGGCGGTGAGCGAAGGGCTCCAGCGCCTGGGGTTCGGCGGTGACGGCCTGGGGGAAGGTGACAGCCGCGACCCCGAGTTGGCGCTGCGCCTGATCAAGGGCGATCCCCAGCCGAATCTCTACGTGATGTGCGACCTGCATCCCTTCCTTGGCGACAACCCGAAGGTGGTGCGCCTCTTGAAGGAGGTGGCCATGGCGGAAGGCAATCACAAGCCGACCCTGGTGCTGGTGTCCCATGCGCTGAAGTTGCCGCCGGAGGTGCAGCGCTTTGCCGCCCGTTTTGACCTGGCGCTACCCGGCGAGGATGAGCTGCTCAGCATCGTTCGTGAGGAGGCGTCGCGCTGGAGCGAGCGCAACCGGGGCGCGCGGGTGCGCACGGACAACCGCACCCTGCAGCAGGTGCTGAAGAACCTGCGGGGGATGAGTCATGGTGAGGCGCGGGCGCTGGCGCGCAATGTGATCTGCGATGACGGGGCCATTACCCAGGAAGACCTGCCGGAGCTGAACAAGGCCAAGTTCCAGTTGCTGGACCTGGAGGGGGTACTCAGCTTCGAGTACGAGACGGCGCGCTTCGCCGAGGTGGGCGGCCTGGCCAACCTCAAGCGCTGGCTGGCCGAGCGCCAGTCCGCGCTGCTGGACGACAAGGGCCGTGACCGTCCTCGGGGGGTGTTGCTGGTGGGTGTCCAGGGCGGCGGCAAGAGCCTGGCGGCCAAGGCGGTGGCCGGCCTCTGGGGGTTGCCGCTGTTGCGTCTTGATTTCGCCTGTCTCTACAACAAGTTCTTTGGCGAGACCGAGCGAAACCTGCGGGAGGCCCTGAAGCTGGCTGAACAGATGGCGCCCTGCGTGTTGTGGATGGACGAGGTGGAGAAGGGCCTGGCCAGCGGGGATCATGACGGCGGGGTCAGCCAGCGGGTGCTGGGTACCCTGCTGACCTGGATGGCGGAGCGCAAGGCGCCGGTGTTCCTGGTGGCCACGGCGAATGCCATCGACCGCTTGCCGCCGGAGCTGCTGCGCAAGGGGCGCTTCGATGAGCTGTTCTTCGTCGACCTGCCGCAGGCTGAGGTCAGGGCGGAGATCTTCCGCATCCATCTGGCACGCCGCGAGCTGGATCCGGCGCAGTTCGACCTGCATCAACTGGCGGCCGCCAGCGATGGCTTTGCCGGTGCCGAAATCGAACAGGCGGTGGTGGGGGCGCTCTACGCGGCACAG
This genomic window from Pseudomonas furukawaii contains:
- a CDS encoding AAA family ATPase; its protein translation is MKNDIHDLGLVLDSRVKLILIESWDERRVLETLTSLAVKRGLGLFTWAVSEGLQRLGFGGDGLGEGDSRDPELALRLIKGDPQPNLYVMCDLHPFLGDNPKVVRLLKEVAMAEGNHKPTLVLVSHALKLPPEVQRFAARFDLALPGEDELLSIVREEASRWSERNRGARVRTDNRTLQQVLKNLRGMSHGEARALARNVICDDGAITQEDLPELNKAKFQLLDLEGVLSFEYETARFAEVGGLANLKRWLAERQSALLDDKGRDRPRGVLLVGVQGGGKSLAAKAVAGLWGLPLLRLDFACLYNKFFGETERNLREALKLAEQMAPCVLWMDEVEKGLASGDHDGGVSQRVLGTLLTWMAERKAPVFLVATANAIDRLPPELLRKGRFDELFFVDLPQAEVRAEIFRIHLARRELDPAQFDLHQLAAASDGFAGAEIEQAVVGALYAAQARQCPVDQALLLAELKGTAPLSVLMAERLVELRTWAEGRCVKAD